Proteins co-encoded in one Methanosarcinales archaeon Met12 genomic window:
- the recQ gene encoding DNA helicase RecQ yields the protein MKKEIIITDLSKMHGGKVCIFGIDGEGRPIRPVIPYSGVKESYLFYGWGGQVIKPFAKIEFDFLRPLPKPPHTEDWEINTRYRPRLIGVLSEEEREKFLESTLDGSVKDIFGAKIHEGRYTNPGEGRRSLGTIKVVNVLDVNYSMKEERKYKYRITFSDMSEEIYNLQVTDCAFREYCDAQRIQMGKNPGSISDELRWRLNQSNLFLHIGLTRLFKDVHWLQVSGLHAFPDYREKDYGKQVNMELAYQALQKYFGFTSFFLLQEEIIKDILQKNDVFALMPTGGGKSLCYQLPALLLDGVTIVISPLIALMKDQVDGLKANGIAAAYINSSLGFDEIQHIKSELLGDRVSTLYVAPERIMLPSFLSFLQRLNISLIAVDEAHCISEWGHDFRPEYRQLKLLKEHFPQAPLIALTATAIPEVQKDIITQLRLTNSKIYKASLNRENLFYQVKPKDNAYHQLLQYLKKHKKDSGIIYCYSRKSADNLANKLQEEGYRVLPYHAGLGSNLRTETQDKFIKDDVEIIVATIAFGMGIDKPNIRFVIHYDLPKNLETYYQETGRAGRDGLRSDCILFFSYGDKRKIEYFIEQKGDETEKRIAYKKLYDMVNFCECRTCHRKILLDYFGEAYHETNCGNCDNCLEPKETIDGTIIAQKIISCVSQVKERFGINYIVDILYGSKNQKLIRNRHDILGAYGAGKEYSKKQWQAFIRELAQLGYLKSEGDKYPIVKLTPQSCDILSKKEGVLLTKPAEEVQIAQKYFDEDFNHGLFEILRSLRKELADAEDMPPYIIFHDSSLKAMATQFPRSLSDFRKIGGVGESKLEKYGELFVKEIVDYCEKREHILSFPVKEEAYSDKSKAYSAKEIQKIHPRAYEPWTKEDDEKLIAEYKSGKAIEELMELFGRQRGGINSRLKKLGILS from the coding sequence ATGAAAAAGGAGATAATAATCACCGACTTAAGCAAGATGCACGGAGGTAAAGTTTGCATATTTGGGATTGATGGAGAAGGGAGACCAATAAGACCTGTGATACCATATTCTGGAGTGAAGGAGAGTTATCTTTTTTATGGATGGGGCGGGCAGGTCATAAAACCCTTTGCAAAAATTGAATTTGATTTTCTCCGTCCTTTACCTAAACCACCACATACAGAGGATTGGGAGATAAATACGAGATATAGACCGAGATTGATAGGAGTTCTCTCTGAAGAGGAGAGAGAAAAATTCTTGGAGAGTACATTGGATGGATCGGTTAAGGATATATTTGGAGCGAAAATTCATGAAGGACGATACACAAATCCAGGGGAAGGAAGAAGATCATTGGGAACGATAAAAGTAGTAAATGTCTTGGATGTTAATTATTCGATGAAGGAAGAAAGGAAATACAAATATAGAATAACATTTTCGGATATGAGCGAAGAGATTTACAATTTGCAAGTCACGGATTGTGCGTTTAGGGAGTACTGCGATGCTCAAAGAATTCAAATGGGTAAAAATCCAGGTTCTATTAGCGACGAACTACGATGGAGGTTGAACCAAAGTAATCTCTTCCTCCATATTGGGCTTACGAGACTTTTTAAAGATGTGCACTGGCTACAGGTCTCAGGCTTACATGCTTTTCCAGATTATAGGGAGAAGGATTACGGAAAGCAAGTTAACATGGAATTAGCGTATCAGGCACTACAAAAATACTTTGGTTTCACTTCATTTTTTCTTCTTCAAGAGGAGATTATCAAGGATATTCTGCAAAAAAACGATGTTTTTGCCCTGATGCCAACGGGTGGGGGTAAATCTTTGTGTTATCAATTACCAGCCCTTCTTTTGGACGGTGTAACGATCGTTATTTCACCACTTATCGCCTTAATGAAGGATCAGGTCGATGGTTTGAAAGCAAATGGGATTGCTGCAGCCTATATCAACAGCTCCTTGGGTTTTGATGAAATACAACACATAAAATCGGAATTGCTTGGGGACAGAGTCAGCACTCTTTACGTGGCTCCTGAAAGAATAATGCTACCCAGCTTCTTATCATTTTTACAGCGTTTGAATATCAGTTTGATTGCCGTTGACGAAGCCCACTGCATCTCAGAATGGGGGCATGATTTTAGACCTGAATATCGCCAGTTGAAATTGCTTAAAGAGCATTTTCCTCAAGCTCCTTTAATTGCACTGACAGCAACCGCTATTCCCGAGGTACAAAAGGATATTATAACACAGTTAAGGCTAACCAATTCAAAGATATATAAAGCGAGTTTAAACCGTGAAAATTTATTCTACCAGGTTAAACCAAAAGATAATGCCTATCACCAATTGCTCCAGTATTTAAAGAAACATAAAAAAGATTCAGGGATAATTTATTGTTACAGTCGTAAATCTGCCGATAATCTGGCGAATAAACTTCAAGAAGAGGGTTATCGTGTTTTGCCTTATCATGCTGGACTAGGATCTAACTTAAGGACCGAGACGCAGGATAAATTTATTAAAGACGATGTTGAAATAATTGTGGCAACAATAGCTTTCGGAATGGGGATAGATAAACCCAATATCCGTTTTGTGATCCATTATGATTTACCTAAAAACCTTGAAACTTATTATCAAGAAACTGGCAGGGCTGGAAGAGATGGGCTTAGAAGTGATTGTATTCTCTTTTTTAGTTATGGAGATAAGAGAAAAATAGAATATTTTATCGAGCAAAAAGGAGATGAAACAGAAAAGCGAATTGCATATAAGAAATTGTATGACATGGTTAATTTTTGTGAATGTAGAACATGTCACAGAAAAATTTTATTGGATTATTTCGGTGAAGCGTATCATGAAACAAATTGCGGAAATTGTGATAATTGTCTGGAGCCAAAAGAAACTATTGATGGAACTATTATCGCCCAAAAGATTATATCGTGCGTTTCTCAGGTTAAAGAAAGATTTGGAATAAATTACATCGTTGATATTTTGTATGGCTCAAAAAATCAAAAATTAATTCGTAATCGACACGATATCCTAGGGGCTTACGGCGCTGGAAAAGAATACTCAAAAAAGCAGTGGCAGGCTTTTATTAGGGAACTCGCTCAACTCGGTTATCTGAAATCGGAAGGTGACAAATATCCAATCGTAAAACTGACACCGCAGAGTTGCGATATTTTATCCAAAAAAGAAGGGGTTTTGTTGACCAAGCCGGCAGAAGAGGTTCAGATAGCGCAAAAATATTTCGATGAGGACTTCAATCACGGTTTATTTGAAATTTTAAGAAGTTTGAGGAAGGAACTCGCTGATGCAGAGGATATGCCACCGTATATCATCTTTCACGATTCAAGTTTGAAGGCGATGGCAACCCAGTTCCCGCGAAGTCTATCAGATTTTCGGAAGATCGGCGGCGTTGGTGAAAGCAAATTAGAGAAGTACGGGGAATTATTCGTAAAAGAAATTGTTGATTATTGCGAGAAACGTGAACATATACTATCTTTTCCAGTCAAAGAAGAGGCGTATTCTGATAAATCCAAGGCATATTCCGCAAAGGAAATTCAAAAAATCCATCCGCGAGCGTATGAGCCATGGACAAAAGAGGATGATGAAAAGTTAATTGCCGAGTACAAATCTGGTAAAGCCATAGAGGAACTTATGGAACTATTCGGAAGACAAAGAGGTGGTATTAATTCAAGGCTAAAGAAATTGGGCATACTTTCATAA
- a CDS encoding type II toxin-antitoxin system HicA family toxin, with protein MNRLPAISGEKAIKCFEKLDYTVVRQKGSHIRMWHKIDKSKKPLTIPKHKVLGKGLLRKLLRDAEIGVDEFVELL; from the coding sequence ATGAACAGATTGCCCGCTATCTCCGGAGAAAAGGCGATTAAATGCTTTGAAAAGCTGGACTATACAGTCGTGAGGCAAAAAGGAAGCCATATCCGCATGTGGCACAAAATTGACAAAAGCAAGAAGCCATTAACGATTCCAAAACATAAAGTGCTTGGTAAAGGATTATTAAGAAAACTTCTAAGGGATGCTGAAATAGGCGTTGATGAATTTGTCGAGTTGTTATAA
- a CDS encoding type II toxin-antitoxin system HicB family antitoxin, whose product MLQERGYRKVIDMKFKVVIREGEDGWYVVECPSLPGCISQGKNRKQRNYTYEKTNPDSDASPSDMNFQV is encoded by the coding sequence ATGTTACAGGAACGTGGGTATCGCAAGGTGATTGACATGAAGTTCAAGGTCGTAATCAGAGAAGGAGAGGATGGCTGGTACGTAGTTGAGTGCCCATCTTTACCTGGCTGTATTTCGCAAGGAAAAAATAGGAAACAAAGGAATTACACCTATGAAAAGACAAATCCAGATTCTGATGCATCTCCGAGTGATATGAATTTTCAGGTATGA
- the mobB gene encoding molybdopterin-guanine dinucleotide biosynthesis protein B has translation MILGVYGYSKTGKTVLITELTQRLTSEGYDIVTIKHIPHEDFTVDAENKDTWLHAHAGASAVVASSPAETAFIVKSGMELERIIEIIQKSLNPDLILVEGYKDEDMPKIAVGDIEEKPNTVFRYDGDLGEVLQYIKRTIGAEKINKQMPGLNCGKCGLECAKMAELIYDGEKNLTDCPSFSQLNVMVEADGEGIPLGHFTRELIANVINGILSSLKGTADANELKIILRR, from the coding sequence ATGATTCTCGGCGTATATGGGTATTCAAAAACGGGAAAAACTGTCCTGATAACGGAGTTGACGCAAAGGCTGACTTCTGAAGGGTACGACATAGTCACGATAAAACACATTCCGCACGAAGATTTCACCGTGGATGCTGAAAACAAGGATACATGGCTGCATGCCCATGCTGGAGCGAGTGCTGTAGTAGCCAGTTCACCTGCTGAAACGGCATTTATAGTTAAAAGCGGGATGGAGCTTGAAAGAATAATCGAAATCATCCAGAAGAGCCTAAATCCAGATTTGATCCTCGTCGAGGGATATAAGGATGAGGATATGCCAAAAATCGCGGTCGGCGATATCGAGGAAAAACCAAATACGGTTTTTAGATATGACGGCGACTTGGGAGAAGTTCTGCAGTATATAAAGCGAACGATCGGTGCAGAAAAGATTAACAAGCAAATGCCAGGGCTCAACTGCGGGAAATGCGGTCTGGAATGCGCGAAGATGGCAGAGCTCATTTATGATGGCGAGAAAAATCTCACAGACTGCCCCTCTTTTTCGCAACTCAACGTGATGGTCGAGGCAGATGGGGAGGGGATTCCGCTCGGTCACTTCACCAGGGAGCTTATCGCAAACGTGATCAATGGCATATTATCCTCATTGAAGGGCACTGCCGATGCAAACGAATTGAAGATCATACTCAGGAGATGA
- a CDS encoding LysR family transcriptional regulator: protein MKLKAKVWLERDGWPLLGEGRARLLEAIDEERSILKAAEKLEMSYRHAWGIIQRVNKAWGEDVVRSARGGKKGGKTELTANGRALLNEYHEKVATLERFLR, encoded by the coding sequence ATGAAATTAAAGGCGAAAGTATGGTTGGAGAGGGATGGATGGCCCTTATTAGGTGAAGGTCGCGCAAGATTATTAGAAGCAATAGATGAAGAACGTTCAATCCTTAAAGCTGCAGAAAAACTTGAAATGTCATACAGGCATGCGTGGGGCATCATCCAGAGGGTTAACAAGGCATGGGGCGAGGATGTCGTACGCTCGGCGCGCGGCGGTAAAAAAGGTGGCAAGACCGAGCTCACCGCGAACGGGCGTGCCCTGTTAAATGAATATCATGAAAAGGTCGCTACATTAGAGCGGTTTTTGAGGTAA
- the fdhD gene encoding formate dehydrogenase accessory sulfurtransferase FdhD has translation MYLKKFDVVNITRNSKVKSTSLTATEDAITLFVNDAKLASIMATPDMLRELAVGYLVCEGVVGDPSDILDVRLGENLNVYASIKANDRLELWHELHSSGCIGVGWESYDDVHVISDAKFTVNSIVDSLVNLNSDIYDKTRGVHSASLIGQDGNLVAKAIDVGRHNAVDKVIGGAILNGIDLHNVFLLSTGRQSAGMVLKAARIGIPMIVSKTAPIASGIEAAQRVGITLVCFAHEGGLSVYSHPERVV, from the coding sequence ATGTATCTCAAAAAGTTCGACGTAGTTAATATCACAAGGAACTCGAAGGTGAAGAGCACCAGTCTGACCGCCACAGAGGACGCCATCACCCTGTTCGTCAACGATGCCAAGCTTGCGTCGATAATGGCCACGCCAGATATGCTGCGCGAGCTGGCGGTGGGTTATCTCGTTTGTGAAGGCGTCGTCGGCGACCCCAGTGATATCCTCGATGTACGTTTAGGCGAAAATTTGAACGTTTATGCAAGTATAAAGGCGAACGATCGTCTGGAGCTCTGGCATGAGCTGCATTCTAGTGGATGCATCGGTGTCGGCTGGGAAAGCTATGATGATGTTCACGTCATATCGGATGCGAAGTTCACCGTGAATTCTATTGTGGACAGTCTGGTCAATCTAAATTCAGATATCTATGATAAGACCAGGGGCGTGCATAGCGCGAGTTTGATAGGCCAGGATGGCAACTTGGTTGCGAAGGCAATAGATGTCGGAAGGCACAATGCCGTCGACAAGGTGATTGGAGGTGCCATTTTGAATGGTATTGACCTGCACAATGTATTCCTGCTGTCCACCGGTCGCCAATCCGCCGGAATGGTGCTAAAGGCGGCAAGGATTGGCATTCCCATGATAGTCTCAAAAACGGCTCCGATAGCATCCGGTATAGAGGCAGCGCAAAGAGTTGGCATCACGTTGGTTTGCTTTGCGCATGAAGGCGGATTATCGGTTTATTCACATCCAGAAAGAGTGGTGTGA
- a CDS encoding molybdenum cofactor guanylyltransferase: MKSAIVLAGGRSSRFGEMDKSLLRIGNKTMLECMIGNLSEIVDEIIIVVSEVEQGEGVISTIGRVSIAYDSIVGFGPIAGILAGLKSAKSEYVVTLACDMPFVNPDVVELLFSLAEGYDAAVPKWADGNFEPLHAVYRRESMVIECERAIQRGERAIMAPLRALNVRYVPIERDIQRIDAELRTFVNVNTPDDLEGLSI, from the coding sequence ATGAAATCAGCAATCGTTCTGGCAGGGGGGCGCAGCTCACGATTTGGCGAAATGGATAAATCACTGCTCAGGATTGGCAACAAAACGATGCTCGAATGCATGATTGGCAATCTATCGGAGATCGTCGATGAGATTATCATAGTGGTCAGCGAGGTGGAGCAGGGGGAGGGGGTCATATCCACCATCGGTAGGGTAAGTATAGCATACGACTCTATTGTTGGCTTCGGCCCCATAGCAGGTATTTTAGCTGGGCTAAAGAGCGCAAAATCAGAGTATGTGGTGACCCTTGCCTGCGATATGCCGTTTGTCAATCCCGATGTTGTTGAGTTGTTGTTCTCCCTGGCAGAAGGGTATGATGCCGCGGTGCCAAAATGGGCAGATGGTAATTTTGAGCCACTGCATGCCGTTTACAGGCGAGAAAGCATGGTGATAGAATGCGAGAGGGCGATTCAAAGAGGGGAGAGAGCCATCATGGCGCCATTGCGTGCACTTAATGTCAGGTATGTGCCCATAGAGAGGGATATTCAAAGAATAGATGCCGAACTGAGGACGTTTGTCAATGTGAATACTCCAGACGATCTAGAAGGGCTGTCCATCTAA
- a CDS encoding phosphopantetheine adenylyltransferase has protein sequence MEKKRVAVGGTFEPLHEGHRAILKKAYELGEVYIGLTSDAMADRRYRKVLPYWRRKKALEQYVHQGFGIIPNIQKIHDPYGPTIDEHFDYIVISPDTYPVAMEINQIREKKGLRPIEAIKIDFVLAQDGKPISSTRIKNGEIDEHGVLLHK, from the coding sequence ATGGAGAAAAAGAGAGTTGCAGTTGGAGGGACATTTGAACCGCTGCATGAGGGGCACAGAGCCATACTTAAAAAAGCATATGAACTCGGCGAGGTATATATCGGACTGACCTCTGATGCCATGGCGGACCGCCGGTATCGCAAGGTGCTTCCATATTGGCGGAGAAAGAAAGCGCTCGAGCAGTACGTCCATCAAGGATTTGGCATCATCCCAAACATCCAAAAAATACACGACCCGTATGGTCCAACTATAGACGAGCATTTCGATTATATTGTCATATCTCCAGATACTTATCCTGTTGCCATGGAAATCAATCAAATTAGAGAAAAGAAAGGGCTTCGTCCCATCGAGGCCATCAAGATAGATTTCGTGCTGGCTCAGGATGGAAAACCAATATCCTCCACCAGAATCAAAAATGGCGAAATTGATGAGCATGGCGTCTTGTTGCACAAATAA
- a CDS encoding MogA/MoaB family molybdenum cofactor biosynthesis protein, with protein sequence MGVNDHKCHALENVRCVVLTLSDTRTEETDESGKLIKDLLQEHGHIVVGYTILKDELETIRKVASRLIDNPDVQVIITNGGTGICHRDVTIEALSGLFDKKLDGFGEIFRFLGYEEVGSVAMMSRALAGIAKGKVIICLPGSKNAVALGMKKLVIPVLGHMVWEANR encoded by the coding sequence ATGGGCGTCAACGACCACAAATGTCATGCACTGGAAAATGTGCGGTGTGTGGTATTGACCCTCAGTGACACGAGGACAGAGGAAACCGACGAATCAGGGAAGCTGATAAAAGACCTATTGCAAGAACATGGCCACATCGTGGTTGGATACACCATTCTAAAAGATGAGCTTGAAACCATCAGGAAAGTGGCGTCCAGATTGATAGACAATCCTGATGTGCAGGTAATCATCACAAACGGCGGCACTGGGATATGCCACCGCGACGTTACCATCGAGGCGCTATCGGGATTGTTTGATAAAAAATTAGATGGCTTTGGCGAGATTTTTCGATTCCTCGGTTATGAAGAGGTGGGGAGTGTAGCGATGATGAGCCGTGCGTTGGCTGGCATCGCAAAGGGCAAAGTAATAATCTGCCTGCCAGGGTCAAAAAATGCCGTAGCTCTGGGCATGAAAAAATTGGTCATACCAGTGCTCGGGCATATGGTCTGGGAGGCAAATAGATGA
- a CDS encoding DUF488 domain-containing protein encodes MQPKKALNQAGIYTVGHSNVEFEKFLSLLNGIEVLVDVRSVPFSKYTPQFNIKNIKMKLENVGIEYVFMEDEYMGNVLGGEPRDGDCYENGKIIYENVMKKGWYKRGILALIELANKKGTVIMCSEEDPHKCHRHHLITQSLLKEGMDVFHIRGDGSKEKIEKPEKIMVQLTLI; translated from the coding sequence ATGCAACCCAAGAAAGCGTTAAATCAAGCTGGTATTTATACGGTTGGGCACAGTAACGTTGAATTTGAAAAGTTTTTGAGCTTATTGAACGGAATCGAGGTTTTGGTGGATGTGAGGAGCGTTCCATTTAGTAAATATACACCTCAGTTTAATATAAAAAACATAAAAATGAAACTTGAAAACGTTGGAATTGAATATGTCTTTATGGAGGATGAATACATGGGAAACGTTCTCGGAGGAGAACCGAGAGATGGAGACTGTTACGAAAATGGAAAAATAATTTATGAAAACGTAATGAAAAAAGGGTGGTATAAAAGGGGTATCTTGGCATTAATTGAGCTTGCGAATAAGAAGGGGACTGTGATAATGTGCAGCGAAGAAGACCCTCATAAGTGTCACAGGCATCACTTGATCACACAGAGTTTATTGAAAGAGGGTATGGATGTTTTTCACATAAGGGGAGATGGAAGCAAGGAGAAAATAGAAAAACCAGAAAAGATAATGGTTCAACTTACACTAATATGA
- a CDS encoding DUF488 domain-containing protein: protein MKIYAIGFTKKSAKEFFEVLKRNNIEQIIDIRLNNTSQLAGFTKKDDLVYFLKELCDIDYYHFKFLAPTKEIRDRYIKSKEWDVYANEYIELLESRKVIDKLDKPFFERRTCFLCSEASADHCHRRLLAEYLKEHWDDVKVVHL, encoded by the coding sequence ATGAAGATATATGCAATAGGTTTTACCAAAAAGAGTGCAAAGGAATTCTTTGAAGTACTGAAAAGAAACAATATCGAGCAGATAATTGATATAAGGCTCAATAATACATCTCAACTTGCTGGATTCACGAAAAAGGACGATTTAGTGTATTTTTTAAAAGAATTATGTGACATTGATTACTACCATTTTAAGTTCCTTGCACCAACAAAGGAGATCAGAGACCGATATATCAAAAGTAAAGAGTGGGATGTTTATGCTAATGAGTATATCGAACTCCTTGAGAGTAGGAAAGTCATAGATAAGCTCGATAAACCGTTTTTTGAGAGAAGAACGTGTTTTCTTTGCAGTGAGGCATCAGCAGATCATTGCCACAGGAGATTATTGGCAGAATATCTCAAAGAGCATTGGGATGACGTTAAAGTGGTGCATCTATGA
- a CDS encoding type II toxin-antitoxin system HicB family antitoxin: MIEAKKLHLPVLVEKDEDDLFVVECPLLRGCYTQGKTLDEALKNIHEVIELCLEEQKEEIVEQLDAIQEFSYHVVSVEI; this comes from the coding sequence ATGATAGAGGCTAAAAAACTTCATCTCCCTGTTCTTGTGGAAAAAGATGAGGATGATCTCTTTGTAGTCGAATGCCCACTTCTTCGGGGATGCTATACTCAAGGTAAAACACTCGACGAGGCATTGAAAAACATACATGAAGTGATTGAGTTATGTCTTGAAGAGCAGAAGGAAGAAATTGTGGAACAGCTTGATGCAATCCAAGAGTTCAGTTACCATGTCGTGTCGGTAGAGATATGA
- the hisF gene encoding imidazole glycerol phosphate synthase subunit HisF: MLTKRIIPCLDATLDGGGMVVKGVEFVNLRGAGDPCELARRYDEQGADELVFLDITASHEGRRTMIEVIERTADAVFIPLTVGGGINSIDDIRTILKAGADKVSINTSAVQNPAFISEASDVFGSQCIVTAIDCRRNYDLKDDKTTVRLEDGNEVWYEVVIYGGRKPTGLDAIRWAQEVESLGSGEILLTSMDRDGTKHGYDIPVTRVVSEAVNIPIIASGGAGNIEHMHEAFTKGKADACLAASIFHFGEYTIGEVKEYLRERGIPIRT; encoded by the coding sequence ATGCTGACAAAGAGAATCATTCCATGTCTTGACGCTACCCTTGACGGGGGGGGCATGGTCGTGAAGGGCGTCGAATTTGTAAATCTACGGGGCGCTGGCGACCCATGCGAGCTTGCCAGGCGATACGACGAGCAGGGAGCTGACGAACTCGTCTTTCTGGACATAACGGCATCACACGAAGGGCGAAGGACGATGATCGAGGTAATCGAGCGCACCGCAGATGCGGTATTCATCCCCTTAACCGTGGGCGGTGGCATCAATTCCATAGATGACATCAGGACCATTCTCAAGGCTGGGGCAGATAAGGTCTCGATTAACACGTCTGCTGTACAAAATCCAGCATTTATCAGCGAGGCATCAGATGTGTTCGGGTCTCAATGCATCGTCACCGCCATCGATTGCAGGCGCAATTATGACCTCAAAGACGATAAAACAACGGTTCGGTTGGAAGACGGGAACGAAGTCTGGTACGAAGTGGTCATTTACGGCGGACGAAAACCGACCGGCCTGGATGCGATCCGCTGGGCCCAAGAGGTAGAGTCGCTTGGCTCTGGAGAAATATTGCTCACGAGCATGGACCGTGATGGTACCAAGCATGGCTATGACATACCGGTCACCAGAGTGGTATCAGAAGCGGTCAATATTCCCATCATCGCATCGGGCGGTGCAGGGAACATCGAACACATGCATGAAGCATTCACCAAAGGCAAAGCAGACGCATGTCTGGCCGCGAGCATATTTCACTTCGGCGAATATACGATTGGCGAGGTAAAGGAATATCTTAGAGAGCGCGGGATTCCCATTCGAACGTGA
- a CDS encoding PIN domain-containing protein, which yields MNDELCLLDTNLLVYAYDVSEGEKHRICKKLVDACWRLKKDFAISLQNLSEFYVIVTEKIENSLSANIAGEIVQDITEFQGWKKIDFGAHTIQAAIKISAKHEVHYWDALLAATMREHHVHRVYTEDAGFKKIPWLTAINPMKQ from the coding sequence ATGAACGATGAGCTTTGTCTGCTTGATACAAACCTGTTAGTGTATGCCTATGATGTCAGCGAAGGGGAGAAGCATCGGATATGTAAAAAATTAGTGGATGCGTGCTGGAGATTAAAAAAGGATTTCGCAATTTCTTTACAAAATCTGTCCGAGTTTTACGTGATCGTTACAGAAAAGATTGAAAACTCTCTGTCTGCGAATATCGCTGGCGAAATCGTGCAGGACATAACCGAATTCCAGGGCTGGAAAAAGATCGATTTTGGCGCCCATACCATTCAAGCCGCGATCAAAATAAGCGCCAAGCATGAGGTTCATTACTGGGATGCGTTGCTCGCAGCGACGATGAGGGAACACCATGTCCATCGCGTCTATACGGAAGATGCTGGATTCAAAAAGATACCATGGCTAACTGCCATAAATCCGATGAAGCAATAA
- a CDS encoding molybdopterin-binding protein, whose translation MSMRPFKSLIPLEVALDIVKNTVNPIERTEEIAIDSAVGRVLSEDIIANMDVPPFDRATMDGYAVIAEDIYGAGQSSPKKLKLIDVIEAGEVSEKTVRSGKCIQIATGCKMPQGADAVVMMENTEEDDAEIKVFKPLHPRANTSGQGEDISAGSTVLCAGELLNPSRIGVLSAIGMQKVRVYERPNVAIIPTGDEIANLGDDLKEGQVYDINSYTLSAIVNENGGIPIRFEIIPDIYEDIKSAMERAVRQHDLVAFSGGSSVGERDILCDIIRELGEVLFHGVQIKPGKPSLFGVIENKAVFGMPGYPTACMSNGYRFLLPAVRSLARLPKKIDIIIRAKMAKRIVSSLGRSQFLTVRLEGDIAHSVFKESGTITSMADADGYVDIPANVDLVEKGEEVDVILL comes from the coding sequence ATGAGCATGCGGCCTTTTAAATCACTGATTCCATTAGAGGTGGCGCTTGATATCGTGAAAAACACGGTCAATCCAATCGAGCGGACGGAAGAAATTGCCATCGACAGCGCCGTTGGGCGTGTGCTATCAGAAGATATAATCGCCAACATGGATGTCCCGCCGTTTGACCGTGCTACCATGGATGGCTATGCTGTTATAGCAGAGGACATATATGGCGCAGGACAATCCAGCCCAAAGAAGTTGAAATTAATCGATGTGATAGAGGCGGGAGAGGTCAGCGAAAAGACGGTAAGGTCCGGCAAGTGCATTCAAATCGCAACAGGCTGCAAAATGCCGCAAGGTGCCGATGCGGTAGTCATGATGGAGAATACCGAGGAAGATGATGCAGAGATAAAAGTATTCAAGCCGCTTCATCCCAGGGCGAACACTTCCGGGCAGGGAGAGGATATTTCCGCAGGCAGTACGGTTCTGTGTGCCGGAGAACTGCTGAATCCAAGCAGGATAGGCGTATTATCAGCGATTGGGATGCAAAAAGTTCGCGTTTATGAGAGGCCGAATGTGGCAATAATCCCCACAGGAGATGAAATTGCGAATCTCGGTGATGATTTAAAAGAGGGGCAGGTATATGACATCAATTCATACACGCTCTCGGCGATTGTAAACGAAAACGGGGGCATTCCAATTAGGTTCGAAATAATTCCTGATATATATGAAGATATTAAGTCAGCGATGGAGCGCGCGGTAAGACAACACGATTTGGTCGCTTTTTCTGGCGGGAGTTCGGTCGGGGAGCGGGATATATTGTGTGATATTATCCGGGAGCTGGGCGAGGTGCTATTTCACGGCGTTCAGATTAAGCCAGGCAAGCCAAGCCTATTTGGCGTAATCGAAAATAAAGCGGTATTTGGGATGCCAGGATATCCCACTGCCTGTATGAGCAATGGCTATCGATTTCTGCTGCCTGCGGTTAGGTCGCTAGCGCGCTTGCCAAAGAAGATAGACATCATCATACGGGCGAAGATGGCAAAACGCATCGTCTCATCGTTGGGGCGAAGCCAATTCTTGACCGTGAGGTTAGAGGGCGACATCGCTCACTCCGTCTTCAAGGAGTCCGGCACGATAACCAGCATGGCGGATGCCGATGGATATGTAGATATCCCTGCTAATGTGGACCTCGTCGAGAAGGGCGAGGAAGTCGATGTGATACTATTGTAA